The following proteins are encoded in a genomic region of Pyrus communis chromosome 11, drPyrComm1.1, whole genome shotgun sequence:
- the LOC137707974 gene encoding uncharacterized protein isoform X2, protein MLHFKCDFTLQEKMINKRPFDGEDSYEVAWKHPRQLEYANEPAPIADTFPFSSAPQKFQISDEGGFASDLGTEISNETYRELGNGASGSFSRFWLANNSLFEAHVRPEAAGHLSLFPEFFAPANHLRALLHSNDICLSPVDYPPQKLVSIGPQHQAHVPEWGHEGSHTSDHLEKLDPQHELSYASGQGLGVDEVKLMGTCIISMPDLEASENYLCEDMGARNHCMCSDAGSVRCVRQHVLEAREKLREDLGERLFEELGFYEMGEAVADKWTKDEELAFHDAIRSNPASLGKNFWHHLSVAFPLRPHKDLVSYYFNVFMLRQRAEQNRFDPLNIDSDDDEWQRCELGVVDDDEDALVESPVNLDAPAYNQVEHFDSFNEQIEDADDVDGCNDNADVVGCAGITDKDAGDIDDGPESHAENPLGDCGATETLVLDKTPSSNREDYDIEDDSCTSYEHQQGS, encoded by the exons ATGCTCCACTTCAAATGTGACTTCACTTTGCAGgagaaaatgataaacaaaCGGCCTTTTGATGGTGAGGATTCTTATGAGGTTGCTTGGAAGCACCCAAGACAATTGGAATACGCTAATGAGCCTGCTCCAATTGCAGATACTTTTCCTTTTAGTAGCGCCCCccagaaatttcaaatttcag ATGAAGGAGGGTTTGCAAGTGACTTGGGAACTGAAATCTCAAATGAGACCTATAGAGAACTTGGAAATGGTGCTTCTGGAAGCTTCTCTCGATTTTGGTTGGCCAACAACAGTTTGTTTGAAGCTCATGTAAGACCTGAGGCGGCAGGGCATCTGTCATTATTCCCAGAATTTTTTGCACCTGCAAACCATCTGAGGGCTTTACTTCATTCGAATGATATCTGCTTATCTCCTGTTGATTATCCTCCTCAAAAGCTAGTTTCTATCGGACCTCAGCATCAAGCTCATGTTCCAGAATGGGGCCATGAGGGTTCACACACTTCAGATCATCTGGAGAAATTGGATCCTCAGCATGAACTTTCATATGCTTCCGGCCAGGGCCTTGGTGTTGATGAGGTGAAGCTGATGGGTACCTGTATCATTTCTATGCCTGATCTTGAAGCATCTGAAAACTATTTATGTGAAGATATGGGAGCTAGAAACCACTGTATGTGTTCTGATGCAGGTTCTGTTAGATGTGTGAGACAGCATGTCCTGGAAGCAAGAGAGAAATTAAGGGAAGACCTTGGAGAGCGCCTATTTGAAGAGTTGGGATTTTATGAAATGGGAGAGGCGGTTGCAGATAAATGGACTAAAGATGAAGAACTTGCCTTCCATGATGCCATCCGTTCTAACCCTGCATCATTGGGTAAGAACTTCTGGCACCATCTTTCAGTGGCTTTTCCTTTGCGACCGCATAAAGACCTTGTCAGCTATTATTTCAATGTTTTCATGCTCCGTCAGCGTGCTGAGCAGAATAGGTTTGACCCTCTAAACATTGATAGCGATGATGATGAGTGGCAAAGATGTGAACTTGGAGTGGTCGATGATGACGAGGACGCATTGGTGGAATCTCCTGTAAATCTAGATGCTCCTGCCTATAATCAGGTAGAACATTTTGACAGTTTTAATGAACAAATTGAGGATGCTGATGATGTAGATGGTTGTAATGATAATGCCGATGTCGTTGGTTGTGCTGGAATTACGGACAAGGATGCAGGCGATATAGATGATGGCCCAGAATCTCATGCTGAGAATCCCCTTGGTGATTGTGGTGCTACCGAAACTCTGGTTCTGGATAAAACTCCTAGCAGTAACAGAGAGGATTATGATATTGAAGATGATTCTTGCACATCATATGAGCATCAGCAAGGAAGTTGA
- the LOC137707493 gene encoding alpha-1,4 glucan phosphorylase L isozyme, chloroplastic/amyloplastic-like, whose amino-acid sequence MAASQFSATRSGPEAVRHCKSQSKLIDFCSRKNKSKLLFTRTSNRRRSFSFSVKNVLDKPHELKDPIIEQDAASAFSSFTPDAASIASSIKYHAEFTPLFSPEQFELPKAFYATAQSVRDALIVNWNATNNYYEKLNAKQAYYLSMEFLQGRALLNAVGNLELDGAYAEALSKLGHKLENVANQEPDAALGNGGLGRLASCFLDSLATLNYPAWGYGLRYKYGLFKQRITKDGQEEVAEDWLEMGNPWEIVRNDVSYPIKFYGKVVTGSDGKRHWIGGEDIDAVAYDVPIPGYKTKTTINLRLWSTKASSQDLDLYAFNSGEHTKASEALANAEKICYILYPGDESMEGKALRLKQQYTLCSASLQDIVARFERRSGANVKWQEFPKKVAVQMNDTHPTLCIPELMRILIDLKGLDWKEAWNITQRTVAYTNHTVLPEALEKWSLELMEKLLPRHVQIIEMIDEELIQTIISEHGTADYDLLDKKLKEMRILENVDLPAKFEDLIVKPKKSSITVPSEEIEDSKEEDESADEENVPVKKHEEEKQKKVVVEPPKLVRMANLCVVGGHAVNGVAEIHSEIVKDEVFNSFYKLWPNKFQNKTNGVTPRRWIRFCNPDLSNIITKWIGTEDWVLNTEKLAELRKFADNQDLQSQWREAKRKNKLKVVSLIKERTGYSVNPDAMFDIQVKRIHEYKRQLMNIMGIVYRYKKMKEMSASERKSKFVPRVCMFGGKAFATYVQAKRIVKFITDVGATVNCDPSIGDLLKVVFVPDYNVSVAEQLIPASELSQHISTAGMEASGTSNMKFAMNGCILIGTLDGANVEIREEVGEDNFFLFGAEAHEIAGLRKERAEGKFVPDPRFEEVKEFVKSGVFGSDNYDELIGSLEGNEGFGRADYFLVGKDFPSYIECQEKVDEAYRDQKRWTRMSILNTAGSYKFSSDRTIHEYANDIWNINPVELP is encoded by the exons ATGGCAGCTTCCCAATTCTCTGCAACTCGCAGCGGACCAGAGGCAGTGCGGCATTGCAAGTCGCAATCCAAATTGATCGATTTCTGTTCCAGGAAGAACAAATCCAAGCTTTTGTTCACAAGGACCTCGAATCGGAGGCGGTCGTTTTCCTTCTCCGTGAAGAACGTTCTGGACAAGCCTCACGAGCTCAAGGATCCGATCATCGAACAAG ATGCTGCAAGCGCATTCAGCTCATTCACACCAGATGCTGCATCCATCGCTTCAAGCATCAAATACCACGCAGAGTTCACCCCGTTGTTTTCTCCGGAGCAATTTGAGCTTCCAAAGGCCTTCTATGCAACTGCACAAAGTGTTCGTGATGCGCTCATTGTTAACTGGAATGCAACAAATAATTATTATGAAAAATTGAATGCAAAGCAGGCATATTATTTGTCAATGGAATTTTTGCAG GGTAGAGCGCTGTTAAATGCCGTTGGTAATTTAGAGCTAGATGGTGCATATGCTGAGGCTTTAAGCAAACTTGGACACAAATTAGAAAATGTTGCTAACCAG GAGCCAGATGCTGCACTTGGAAACGGGGGTCTTGGTCGGCTTGCCTCTTGCTTCTTGGACTCTTTGGCAACTTTAAATTATCCGGCTTGGGGTTATGGACTCAGGTACAAGTATGGCTTATTTAAACAGCGAATTACAAAAGATGGTCAAGAAGAAGTTGCTGAGGATTGGCTTGAG ATGGGCAATCCATGGGAGATTGTGAGAAATGATGTCTCCTATCCAATAAAATTCTATGGAAAGGTTGTTACTGGATCGGATGGAAAACGACATTGGATTGGGGGAGAAGACATAGATGCTGTTGCCTATGATGTTCCAATACCAGGATACAAAACTAAAACCACGATCAACTTGCGGCTTTGGTCGACGAAAGCTTCATCACAGGATCTTGATTTATATGCTTTTAATTCTGGAGAGCACACGAAGGCATCTGAAGCTTTAGCAAATGCTGAAAAG ATTTGCTACATACTTTATCCTGGAGATGAATCAATGGAGGGCAAGGCACTTCGTTTGAAGCAGCAATATACTTTATGTTCTGCTTCTCTTCAAGATATCGTTGCACGTTTTGAGAGAAGATCTGGAGCAAATGTCAAATGGCAAGAGTTCCCCAAGAAGGTCGCAGTGCAGATGAACGATACTCATCCAACCCTCTGCATCCCTGAACTGATGAGAATTTTGATTGATTTGAAGGGCTTGGACTGGAAGGAGGCGTGGAATATTACTCAAAG AACGGTTGCATATACAAACCATACTGTTCTACCTGAGGCCTTGGAGAAATGGAGTTTGGAACTTATGGAGAAACTGCTTCCTCGACACGTTCAGATCATAGAGATGATTGATGAGGAG CTCATTCAGACCATAATTTCGGAGCATGGCACAGCGGACTATGATTTACTAGATAAGAAACTTAAGGAGATGAGAATATTAGAAAATGTTGACTTGCCTGCCAAATTTGAGGATTTGATTGttaaacccaaaaagagttccATTACTGTTCCCAGTGAAGAAATTGAAGATTCAAAAGAGGAAGATGAGTCTGCTGATGAAGAAAACGTACCTGTGAAGAAACACGaagaggaaaaacaaaaaaaggttgTGGTGGAACCACCGAAGTTAGTACGTATGGCGAATCTGTGTGTTGTGGGTGGTCATGCAGTAAATGGTGTTGCTGAAATACACAGTGAGATAGTGAAAGATGAAgtatttaattcattttataaG TTGTGGCCtaataaatttcaaaacaaaacaaatggtGTGACACCGAGAAGATGGATCCGCTTCTGTAATCCAGATTTAAGTAACATTATAACGAAGTGGATTGGCACGGAAGACTGGGTCTTAAATACTGAAAAACTGGCTGAATTACGAAAG TTTGCAGATAATCAGGACCTCCAATCCCAATGGAGGGaagcaaaaaggaaaaacaagttGAAAGTTGTGTCGTTGATCAAAGAAAGAACGGGATATTCTGTCAACCCTGATGCAATGTTCGATATACAG GTGAAGCGTATTCATGAATACAAGCGACAACTGATGAACATTATGGGAATTGTTTACCGctacaagaaaatgaaagaaatgagTGCTTCGGAAAGGAAATCAAAGTTTGTTCCACGAGTTTGTATGTTTGGAGGAAAAGCATTTGCTACGTATGTGCAAGCCAAGAGAATCGTGAAATTTATCACAGATGTAGGGGCAACAGTGAATTGTGATCCCAGTATTGGTGATCTACTGAAG GTTGTCTTCGTCCCTGATTACAATGTCAGTGTTGCTGAACAGTTAATTCCTGCAAGTGAGCTCTCACAGCACATCAG tacCGCGGGGATGGAGGCCAGTGGAACCAGCAACATGAAGTTTGCAATGAACGGCTGCATCCTAATCGGGACTCTGGATGGTGCCAATGTTGAAATAAGAGAAGAGGTTGGAGAAGACAACTTTTTCCTATTTGGTGCTGAAGCTCATGAGATTGCTGGGCTGAGAAAAGAACGAGCCGAGGGGAAG TTTGTTCCAGACCCACGTTTTGAAGAAGTCAAGGAATTCGTCAAAAGCGGTGTTTTTGGGTCAGACAATTATGACGAACTGATTGGATCCCTGGAAGGAAATGAAGGATTTGGCCGTGCAGATTATTTCCTCGTCGGCAAGGACTTCCCCAGTTACATAGAATGCCAAGAGAAGGTTGATGAGGCATATCGAGACCAAAAG AGATGGACGAGAATGTCGATCCTGAACACAGCAGGCTCGTACAAGTTTAGCAGTGACAGAACCATTCACGAATATGCTAATGACATATGGAACATCAACCCCGTCGAGTTGCCATAG
- the LOC137708751 gene encoding BAG family molecular chaperone regulator 8, chloroplastic-like — protein sequence MAHHHLHHPHPHPHHHQPQPPTTAICCTSTYNTCCCTQSHHPCPPPPAATDPLLQALASQFLQSNPPDPYSSHPNHHTHKSHHPKHRFHHQEQQDQLIFSLLSRIEALEASLHHYSSSSHRSHSPYSRSLRYSAARVIQTHFRAFLVRRSQTLRQLKDLAFIKSAFTSLKSSISSETHLDFHAISQKSIDLLLKLDSIQSGDPIVMDGKRLISRDLVRFLEFIDGFVMKRHGLSLKAVKNVRIGQNVNKSRVLPAKCGGDLGRDQREKIENLRDRIEKIRGFARVSENDEEDVELEGFQHVSDEDEENLRLRFKNGVLVKRHGLQPKVKKNVSFAENGNVYRVISNSDEPVSSGDGSDSSDDHGELIGNLCSEVEEVKAFVQETEEDDEEAFTENGGSPEASSDGERNPRARMIPRREDIYETKGHGQARNEYLLFSAPLPVKMESKADMVKRNKPVKLVK from the exons ATGgcccaccaccacctccaccacccTCACCCTCACCCTCACCACCACCAACCCCAACCCCCCACCACCGCCATTTGCTGCACCAGCACCTACAACACCTGCTGCTGCACCCAGTCCCACCACCCCTGTCCACCACCACCAGCAGCTACGGACCCACTTCTCCAAGCCCTCGCTTCTCAGTTCCTCCAGTCTAACCCACCAGATCCCTACTCTTCCCACCCCAATCACCACACCCACAAATCCCACCACCCAAAACATCGTTTCCACCACCAAGAACAGCAAGACCAACTTATCTTCTCCCTCCTCTCCCGCATCGAAGCCCTCGAAGCCTCCCTCCACCactactcctcctcctcccaccGTTCCCACTCTCCGTACTCGCGGTCTCTCAGATACTCTGCCGCCCGAGTGATTCAAACTCACTTCCGTGCTTTCCTCGTTCGCAGATCACAAACCCTCAGGCAGCTCAAAGACCTCGCATTCATCAAGTCTGCTTTCACCTCTCTCAAATCCTCGATTTCCAGTGAAACCCACTTGGATTTTCACGCCATTTCTCAGAAATCCATCGATTTACTTCTCAAGCTTGACTCGATTCAG AGCGGCGATCCGATTGTTATGGATGGGAAGAGGTTGATTAGCAGAGATTTGGTAAGGTTTTTGGAGTTCATTGATGGGTTTGTTATGAAAAGGCATGGGCTTTCACTGAAAGCAGTGAAGAATGTGAGGATTGGTCAAAATGTTAACAAATCACGGGTTTTGCCCGCCAAGTGCGGTGGCGATTTGGGAAGGGATCAGAGGGAGAAGATTGAGAATTTGAGGGATAGGATCGAGAAGATTCGTGGGTTTGCAAGAGTTTCGGAGAATGATGAGGAAGATGTGGAGCTTGAAGGGTTTCAGCATGTCagtgatgaagatgaagaaaacctTAGACTTCGATTTAAAAATGGGGTATTGGTGAAAAGGCATGGGCTTCAACCTAAGGTCAAGAAAAATGTGAGCTTTGCGGAAAATGGGAATGTGTATCGGGTCATTAGCAACTCCGATGAACCAGTTTCAAGTGGGGATGGGAGTGATTCTAGTGATGATCATGGAGAGCTTATTGGGAACCTTTGCAGTGAGGTTGAAGAAGTTAAAGCCTTTGTTCAGGAGACTGAGGAGGATGACGAGGAGGCATTCACAGAGAATGGTGGATCACCAGAGGCTAGTAGTGATGGAGAAAGAAACCCTAGAGCCAGAATGATTCCGAGAAGAGAAGATATATATGAAACCAAAGGCCATGGTCAGGCTCGGAATGAGTATTTGTTATTCTCAGCTCCTTTGCCAGTGAAGATGGAGTCGAAAGCTGATATGGTGAAGAGAAACAAGCCTGTGAAACTTGTGAAATGA
- the LOC137707974 gene encoding uncharacterized protein isoform X1, with protein sequence MLHFKCDFTLQEKMINKRPFDGEDSYEVAWKHPRQLEYANEPAPIADTFPFSSAPQKFQISDGEGDGSFSTCPDEGGFASDLGTEISNETYRELGNGASGSFSRFWLANNSLFEAHVRPEAAGHLSLFPEFFAPANHLRALLHSNDICLSPVDYPPQKLVSIGPQHQAHVPEWGHEGSHTSDHLEKLDPQHELSYASGQGLGVDEVKLMGTCIISMPDLEASENYLCEDMGARNHCMCSDAGSVRCVRQHVLEAREKLREDLGERLFEELGFYEMGEAVADKWTKDEELAFHDAIRSNPASLGKNFWHHLSVAFPLRPHKDLVSYYFNVFMLRQRAEQNRFDPLNIDSDDDEWQRCELGVVDDDEDALVESPVNLDAPAYNQVEHFDSFNEQIEDADDVDGCNDNADVVGCAGITDKDAGDIDDGPESHAENPLGDCGATETLVLDKTPSSNREDYDIEDDSCTSYEHQQGS encoded by the exons ATGCTCCACTTCAAATGTGACTTCACTTTGCAGgagaaaatgataaacaaaCGGCCTTTTGATGGTGAGGATTCTTATGAGGTTGCTTGGAAGCACCCAAGACAATTGGAATACGCTAATGAGCCTGCTCCAATTGCAGATACTTTTCCTTTTAGTAGCGCCCCccagaaatttcaaatttcag ATGGTGAAGGTGACGGGAGTTTTAGTACATGTCCAGATGAAGGAGGGTTTGCAAGTGACTTGGGAACTGAAATCTCAAATGAGACCTATAGAGAACTTGGAAATGGTGCTTCTGGAAGCTTCTCTCGATTTTGGTTGGCCAACAACAGTTTGTTTGAAGCTCATGTAAGACCTGAGGCGGCAGGGCATCTGTCATTATTCCCAGAATTTTTTGCACCTGCAAACCATCTGAGGGCTTTACTTCATTCGAATGATATCTGCTTATCTCCTGTTGATTATCCTCCTCAAAAGCTAGTTTCTATCGGACCTCAGCATCAAGCTCATGTTCCAGAATGGGGCCATGAGGGTTCACACACTTCAGATCATCTGGAGAAATTGGATCCTCAGCATGAACTTTCATATGCTTCCGGCCAGGGCCTTGGTGTTGATGAGGTGAAGCTGATGGGTACCTGTATCATTTCTATGCCTGATCTTGAAGCATCTGAAAACTATTTATGTGAAGATATGGGAGCTAGAAACCACTGTATGTGTTCTGATGCAGGTTCTGTTAGATGTGTGAGACAGCATGTCCTGGAAGCAAGAGAGAAATTAAGGGAAGACCTTGGAGAGCGCCTATTTGAAGAGTTGGGATTTTATGAAATGGGAGAGGCGGTTGCAGATAAATGGACTAAAGATGAAGAACTTGCCTTCCATGATGCCATCCGTTCTAACCCTGCATCATTGGGTAAGAACTTCTGGCACCATCTTTCAGTGGCTTTTCCTTTGCGACCGCATAAAGACCTTGTCAGCTATTATTTCAATGTTTTCATGCTCCGTCAGCGTGCTGAGCAGAATAGGTTTGACCCTCTAAACATTGATAGCGATGATGATGAGTGGCAAAGATGTGAACTTGGAGTGGTCGATGATGACGAGGACGCATTGGTGGAATCTCCTGTAAATCTAGATGCTCCTGCCTATAATCAGGTAGAACATTTTGACAGTTTTAATGAACAAATTGAGGATGCTGATGATGTAGATGGTTGTAATGATAATGCCGATGTCGTTGGTTGTGCTGGAATTACGGACAAGGATGCAGGCGATATAGATGATGGCCCAGAATCTCATGCTGAGAATCCCCTTGGTGATTGTGGTGCTACCGAAACTCTGGTTCTGGATAAAACTCCTAGCAGTAACAGAGAGGATTATGATATTGAAGATGATTCTTGCACATCATATGAGCATCAGCAAGGAAGTTGA
- the LOC137709245 gene encoding uncharacterized protein — protein sequence MEHVCKHCKKSFLSGRVLGGHMRCHGAKKSAKTEKNIEMCRAYSEVEDDDHAGYGLRVNPKKSWKFSGHSKFEASAGEEKEIVCRCRVCGKGFDSMRAMFGHMRHHSGRERKETQSCEVCGKGFKTLRALATHSRCHSKSIRGTDGLETVSSSKKLSVDCCQYSSETMGLIRRKRSKRLRYKITNSSCSFSSFSVNESKYVAEFGEEVVEGAICLMIISGCGSNWGRISSVTETSDNNSLSLEVQSPGLKNWIMGNKGGVSVCDDTVKLVDCISDCKNVSVEKKVFEFSENNSGFANDEEKNVEMEGRFFRGVGYKRPRLDEESVFGLCDTEMEMNVDIIEEVESDVAAFRSMKSGLNNKPKLYATESEVFADSQKKREHKCRLCNKVFGTYQALGGHQRIHKSTNTTSVVNIEDYEDGFPTNKFSKMEYSCKLAKTECSDSSAAEEEMERVIENKGHKCSICLKVFATGQALGGHKRVHFGKDHETGAEESRVLKQQISNICDAFDLSRPIENGHVDFKSWWPVNEHKQELLMDLMPN from the coding sequence ATGGAGCATGTGTGCAAGCACTGCAAAAAGAGCTTCTTGAGCGGCAGAGTTTTGGGAGGTCACATGAGGTGCCATGGAGCAAAGAAATCGGCTAAAACTGAGAAAAATATCGAAATGTGCAGAGCATATTCTGAGGTTGAAGACGATGATCACGCTGGTTATGGATTACGAGTGAACCCGAAAAAGTCCTGGAAATTTTCAGGGCACTCGAAGTTCGAAGCTTCTGCCGGGGAAGAAAAAGAGATCGTCTGCAGGTGCAGGGTTTGTGGCAAAGGGTTTGATTCGATGAGAGCGATGTTCGGGCACATGAGGCATCACTCAGGGAGGGAGAGGAAGGAGACGCAGTCCTGCGAAGTTTGTGGTAAAGGGTTCAAAACGTTGAGAGCTTTAGCTACTCATAGCAGATGCCACTCGAAAAGTATTAGGGGAACTGATGGATTGGAGACTGTTTCTTCAAGCAAGAAGCTTTCTGTGGATTGCTGTCAGTACAGCAGTGAGACAATGGGGCTGATTCGGAGGAAAAGATCGAAAAGATTGAGGTACAAGATTACTAATTCAAGTTGTTCTTTTTCTAGTTTCAGTGTTAATGAATCTAAGTATGTCGCTGAATTTGGGGAAGAAGTAGTAGAGGGGGCAATTTGTTTGATGATCATATCTGGTTGTGGAAGCAATTGGGGTCGAATTAGTTCGGTTACTGAGACTTCGGATAATAATTCCTTGTCTTTAGAGGTTCAATCACCAGGCTTAAAGAATTGGATCATGGGAAATAAGGGTGGTGTATCTGTTTGTGATGATACTGTGAAATTGGTTGATTGCATTTCTGATTGTAAGAATGTCTCTGTTGAGAAGAAAGTATTTGAATTTAGCGAAAATAATTCTGGGTTTGCGAATGATGAGGAAAAGAATGTCGAAATGGAAGGTAGGTTCTTCAGGGGTGTAGGATATAAGAGGCCGAGACTGGATGAGGAATCTGTATTTGGGTTGTGTGATACTGAAATGGAAATGAACGTGGATATTATCGAGGAAGTAGAATCGGATGTAGCTGCATTCAGATCAATGAAGTCAGGTTTGAATAATAAACCCAAGTTATATGCTACTGAATCTGAAGTCTTTGCTGATTCCCAGAAGAAAAGAGAGCACAAGTGCAGGCTTTGCAACAAGGTTTTCGGCACGTATCAGGCACTTGGAGGCCACCAAAGAATTCACAAATCAACCAACACCACTTCTGTGGTAAATATTGAGGATTATGAAGATGGATTTCCGACTAACAAGTTTTCGAAGATGGAGTACAGTTGCAAGCTTGCCAAGACTGAATGCAGTGATAGTTCAGCAGCAGAAGAGGAGATGGAAAGAGTTATTGAGAATAAGGGTCACAAGTGCTCCATCTGCTTGAAGGTGTTTGCAACAGGCCAAGCTTTGGGTGGCCACAAGAGAGTTCATTTCGGCAAAGACCACGAGACAGGTGCAGAAGAGTCCAGAGTGCTGAAGCAGCAGATTTCCAACATCTGCGATGCATTTGATCTTAGCCGTCCAATCGAAAATGGTCATGTTGATTTTAAGTCCTGGTGGCCTGTAAATGAACATAAGCAGGAGCTGTTGATGGATCTGATGCCCAACTGA
- the LOC137707974 gene encoding uncharacterized protein isoform X3, with protein MINKRPFDGEDSYEVAWKHPRQLEYANEPAPIADTFPFSSAPQKFQISDGEGDGSFSTCPDEGGFASDLGTEISNETYRELGNGASGSFSRFWLANNSLFEAHVRPEAAGHLSLFPEFFAPANHLRALLHSNDICLSPVDYPPQKLVSIGPQHQAHVPEWGHEGSHTSDHLEKLDPQHELSYASGQGLGVDEVKLMGTCIISMPDLEASENYLCEDMGARNHCMCSDAGSVRCVRQHVLEAREKLREDLGERLFEELGFYEMGEAVADKWTKDEELAFHDAIRSNPASLGKNFWHHLSVAFPLRPHKDLVSYYFNVFMLRQRAEQNRFDPLNIDSDDDEWQRCELGVVDDDEDALVESPVNLDAPAYNQVEHFDSFNEQIEDADDVDGCNDNADVVGCAGITDKDAGDIDDGPESHAENPLGDCGATETLVLDKTPSSNREDYDIEDDSCTSYEHQQGS; from the exons atgataaacaaaCGGCCTTTTGATGGTGAGGATTCTTATGAGGTTGCTTGGAAGCACCCAAGACAATTGGAATACGCTAATGAGCCTGCTCCAATTGCAGATACTTTTCCTTTTAGTAGCGCCCCccagaaatttcaaatttcag ATGGTGAAGGTGACGGGAGTTTTAGTACATGTCCAGATGAAGGAGGGTTTGCAAGTGACTTGGGAACTGAAATCTCAAATGAGACCTATAGAGAACTTGGAAATGGTGCTTCTGGAAGCTTCTCTCGATTTTGGTTGGCCAACAACAGTTTGTTTGAAGCTCATGTAAGACCTGAGGCGGCAGGGCATCTGTCATTATTCCCAGAATTTTTTGCACCTGCAAACCATCTGAGGGCTTTACTTCATTCGAATGATATCTGCTTATCTCCTGTTGATTATCCTCCTCAAAAGCTAGTTTCTATCGGACCTCAGCATCAAGCTCATGTTCCAGAATGGGGCCATGAGGGTTCACACACTTCAGATCATCTGGAGAAATTGGATCCTCAGCATGAACTTTCATATGCTTCCGGCCAGGGCCTTGGTGTTGATGAGGTGAAGCTGATGGGTACCTGTATCATTTCTATGCCTGATCTTGAAGCATCTGAAAACTATTTATGTGAAGATATGGGAGCTAGAAACCACTGTATGTGTTCTGATGCAGGTTCTGTTAGATGTGTGAGACAGCATGTCCTGGAAGCAAGAGAGAAATTAAGGGAAGACCTTGGAGAGCGCCTATTTGAAGAGTTGGGATTTTATGAAATGGGAGAGGCGGTTGCAGATAAATGGACTAAAGATGAAGAACTTGCCTTCCATGATGCCATCCGTTCTAACCCTGCATCATTGGGTAAGAACTTCTGGCACCATCTTTCAGTGGCTTTTCCTTTGCGACCGCATAAAGACCTTGTCAGCTATTATTTCAATGTTTTCATGCTCCGTCAGCGTGCTGAGCAGAATAGGTTTGACCCTCTAAACATTGATAGCGATGATGATGAGTGGCAAAGATGTGAACTTGGAGTGGTCGATGATGACGAGGACGCATTGGTGGAATCTCCTGTAAATCTAGATGCTCCTGCCTATAATCAGGTAGAACATTTTGACAGTTTTAATGAACAAATTGAGGATGCTGATGATGTAGATGGTTGTAATGATAATGCCGATGTCGTTGGTTGTGCTGGAATTACGGACAAGGATGCAGGCGATATAGATGATGGCCCAGAATCTCATGCTGAGAATCCCCTTGGTGATTGTGGTGCTACCGAAACTCTGGTTCTGGATAAAACTCCTAGCAGTAACAGAGAGGATTATGATATTGAAGATGATTCTTGCACATCATATGAGCATCAGCAAGGAAGTTGA